The genomic segment AGCTCGAATACGTCGCCGACCTGAACCGCGAGGGCGACGACGTCGTCGTCTGTCTGATGGGTGACGCCAACTTCTCGGGATACCAGTACCTCGAAAAGGTCGAGGACGCCCTCGACGCCGACGTAGAACTCGTGCCGGGTATAAGTTCGGCACAGGTCGCGGCGAGCCGTTCGAGAACGCCATTCGAGGAGTCGGTCTTCGTCACACTCCACAAGACGTATGACGAGGGAGAGATAGATGACGACCTCGACGTCATAGTCGACGCGGTGACCTCGGGGAGAAACGCGATTGTGATACCTCTTCCTTACTCGTTCATGCCCGAGGACGTCGCCGAGCTTCTGATCGACGAAGGAGCCGACACCGACGCCGATGCCTACGTCTACGAGGAGCTGACGATGGACGAGACGAGTTGGGAGGGATCTGTAGAGGATCTTTCCGACCTCGAAGGCGACGAAGGTAAGGGCGACAGGGACGAGAGTGCGTTCTCCGATATGACCATCATGGTCGTATCACCATAACACGTAGGTCGCTGACGTTCGTCGAGGTCTCTCCCGTGACGAGAAGACCGTCTCTCTCGTCGAAGAAGGAGTACGACGAGTTTTCTTCGAGTGCCGCGGCGGCTTTCTCGGGGTCGTCTACCGTCTCGGTGCTACCTACTGCACCAGCCGCACCCCCGACGCCGTCGATACCGTCTGTGTCGACAGCCCCTACGGAGATCTCGACCCCATCCGACCCTCCTACACCGTTCTCGTACAGACTCAGGAGACACGACAGGACGAACTCCTGGTTGGGTCCGCCTTCTCCGTCTCCCGTGACTTCGACTGTTGTCTCTCCGCCCGAAATGACTGCACACGGCGGCTCGACAGGATTCCCCGTTCTTACGCACTCGCGGAGTACCGAGGCGTGGAACTCGCCGACGTCTCTCGACTCGCTCTCTATGAGGGAAGAGAGGACGACGGTCTCGTAGCCGCGGTTCTCGACATGCTCCCTTGCGGCGTCGACCGCGTCGAAGGTGTTTGCGACGACGACGTTGTCTACTTTCTCGAAACAGATGTCGCCGTAGCTCGGTGTTTCGTCCCATTCTCCCTCGACACCTTGGGTGAGACGTCGCACTACGGCGTCGGGACACTCGTCGTAAATCCCGTACTCTCTCAAAGTCTTGACCGCGTCGGAGTAGGTCGACGCATCGGGAGACGTTGGACCGCTCGCTATGACGCTCGTGTCGTCACCCACGACGTCCGAGACTATCACAGAGACGGTACGTGCGGGATCGAGTTCGCGCGCGAGCCTTCCTCCCTTTATCTCCGAGAGATGTTTGCGTACCGAGTTGATCTCGTCTATCGACGCGCCGCTTTCGAGAAGAAGCCGGTTCGTCCTCCTCAGGTCTTTAAGCTGTATCCCGTCAGCGGGTGCGGTCATGAGGGAGCTACCCCCTCCGGTGACCACGAAGACAACGAGGTCGTCGGCGGCGGCTTCTCTTGCCGTCTCAACGACCTTTGTCGCTCCCTCGACGCTCGTCTCGTCGGGGACGGGATGTGACCCTTTTACGGTCTCGACGGCCGGGACATCCACAGGTTCGGAGTCGACGACAACCCCTCCGTCTACGCCTCCGAGACGCTCGACTATCTCACGCGCGAGTACGCTCGATCCCTTTCCGCCGCCTACCACGAGAAGCCTCTCGAATCCCGAGACGTCGAGGCTGACACCGTCTTCTCCGACACTCAGACTGTCACCGTCGAACTCCAGATTCGTCTCCACGACCTTCTCGGGGCTTACGGCTTCTATCCCTGCTTTTACGGCTTCGACACAGACTTGTCCTGGGAACCCTGTCTCGTACTCGCGCTCGAACTCCACCATGTTCTCACGGATGCCCCCGACAGAAAAAAGTCGTTCGAGATCCGATCTTAGGTAATGAGGAGACTCGGTATAGCCATAGCCGTCATACTCGCCGTCTTCGTCCTCTCGACGGGAGCCGTCGACGCCGAGACAGCCTACGAGGTGGACGTCGATGGATCGACCGCAGAGGTTACGGCGTCGTTCGACCTCTACTCCGATGACCCCGTAAACTACTGGACGACATCCTTCGGAGTACCCGAGGGATCGCGGATCGTCTCTGTCGAGGACACGCACGGCGATATAACCGACTACAGCCTCGAAGGCTCTACTCTCCGGGTTGAGACTAACAAAGCAGAGCGTAGAACGAAAGAGACCGTCACAGTTGAGTTCACGGTTCCGGATGTCGTCAGAAGCCATTACAACGGTGTCAGAGTCGTGAGTCTGAGTCTCTCGGGATACGAGGATCTCAGAGAAGACGTCCCTGACGAGGTCACGACCGTAGCCGTGAGATCCGACGAGAGGATACTCGCTGAGTCCCACTCGTTCGGCTTCGAGTCGGAAACTGAGCCTAGAAGAGCCGTCTACGAGGGGGAAGGTCCCGTTAACATCTACATGACAGTCGGGGACGGCGGCAAGACCTACGATCACTACCGACTCTTCGGAGACGGAAATCTGACACGTGCCGACGAACTCTACTCCCTAGTGCCCTCTGTCACGGGATTCGAGGCGGAGACCGCGGGAGGTAGACACCCCGTCGTGAGCCTCCCTGACGATGTCTACGACGAGAAGGTCAACAGATGGAGCCAGGGTCAGTACAGAACAGGCGGTCTGATACTTGTACGTGAGTCGGTTCTCAGACAGGGGAAGTCGGGCGCGCCTGTGGTTCTCCACGAGGTGACTCACGCCTACAACGAGGAAGCACTCAGATGGTCACGTCCACGTATTTCGTGGTTCAACGAGGGAACCGCACAGTACGTTGAGTTCGTCGCCACTAATCGTGTCGGAGCGAGACAGCCCGAGATATTCGGCGAGACAGTTAAGTGGGAGGGTGACTGCAAAGGTCGAGACGGAGACGGCAACGCGAGATGTGTCTACAGACTCCCGCCTCGGAAAACGCCCGAAGACCTCTGGGAGTACTACAGATCAGGCTCCGACTTCATGGTCGACTGGTCACCCGATAATCCTCGTAACAGAGCCTTCGGCTACGCTTTCTCCGAACTCGCGGTGAGGAACTACGCCAGACAGAACGGCGAAGACGGTCTGAGGGACGTATACTCGTCACTCCTTGGGGTCGATAGACAGGTGAGTGACAGCCGTGAGTCGAACCAGAAGCTGTTGAGTATAATGGAAACAGATCTTCGTCCCTGCTACTCTGACAGTCGTTCGGAGTTCGGTTCGTGTCTCGACAGTGTAAACGAGATGCAGGCGGATATTAGCAGGCGTGAGTCCGAACCCGACCGAACCGTCAGAATGAGTGAGGGAGGAACCTCGAATATAATAGTCGAGAACACGACAGCTGACTCCGGTACTGACTCCGACTCTAACTCGGAGCCCGAGACGGCTGACACCACCCGAAGCAGTAACAGGACACAGACTCACGAAAACGACGACGCGAGTCAGACTGTGACAGACGAGAGCCGTGACATACGACACCAAAACGACTCCGTCTCGGACTTGAACTCGGACTCGGACTCCGACTCAGGGGCTGCCTCCGGAGTACAGAAAAGCCTCCTCGAACGTCTCGTCGACGGGATTCTCTCACGTCTGTCGAGGCTGTTTGGACAGTAACTCGCGTCCCAGTCTCAGACTACATCGACTGCCCTTTCCTCGAATGTATCGGGGTCTCTAACCGTGACCCTGCCGTCGACGTGTATCTTCTCGTCTATCTCTTTCAGAAGTCTCAGATCCTTCCTCAGACCGTGTCTCACCGACTCTTTTCTCCCCGACTCCCAGTCGAGAGGCAGAGACCTCATGTCGGGACGTTCCTTCCCGAGGCTGTTCTTAGTGACGTTGTTAAACGAGACGCGTTTTCCGTCTCCGAGATGGCGGTTAACTGCGTCGAGTACACCGACGAACTCTATCTTCTCTGTCCCGTCGTAGGCTTTGAGTGCATCGACCACGAAGTCGCTCACACCGACCACCCTCTCTGACTCCTTGAGTATACTGAGAAGGTCGTCGAGGTTCTCCTCCTCGAAGAAGTAGAAGTCGCCGTTTTTCATCACGCCCACACACGCGACACCCAGTCTCTCCGGATCGAGGCTCTCCGACGTATTCGTGTTAGCGGTTCTACGTGTAACGACCGAGACGTAGGCTGTCCCGGTGTATCTCTCCATCTTACTCGAACCCCATCCAGTCTGTCGGGCTCGAACTTAGACCCTTCGCACGTATCTCTTTCCCCTCGTCACCCTGTCTGAGCTCTACCATGCCGTCGAAGAGTGGCTTGAGTGTCGAGTAAGCCTGCTGTTCGTGCATCTCGGGATCTATTATGAAGAGACCCAGCCCCTCGACGCTGTCTACACGTCCCGTGAAGACGTGTAGGAACTTGAAGACAGTCTGGAGGTCGGAGTACATCAGGAGGGTCGAGACCGAGTTGAGGTATATAATGTTTCTCTCTATTCCCTTCTCGTTCCAGAACTCGTCGAGGAACTGAGAGACGTTTATTCCTATTCCCGTGAGGTCGCTCGGAGAGTTCGAGAGATGGACGTTTCGGTGTTCGGACTCCTCACGTCCTCGGTCTTTCGAGACACAGTCGACGACGCCGAACGAGTCAGGGTCGTATCCCGAGACACCGTCGTACCTGCTGACTACCTTGTCGCCCGAGTCCTCCGTAGCGACGTATATGACGCCTTCGTCCTCGCCCACTGCATAAGAGACCACCGACTCCTCGAACTCCTTGATCCCCTCCATGGGAGGAGCCATTACGAGTATATTACTCCCCGGATCTATCTCTCCTACAGCCTGATCGAGCTTATCGACTCCGAGTTTGTACGTCACAGTTTAACTACCTCATCTTTCTCCGTTCGGGTTTCTTCCTTCTGCTGTCTAATGTTTATCTCTGTTATGATCACATAAGTCTTTATCTACGTTACTCGGGATTCAAAACCCTTAATACC from the Candidatus Afararchaeum irisae genome contains:
- the cbiE gene encoding precorrin-6y C5,15-methyltransferase (decarboxylating) subunit CbiE, with the translated sequence MSETQTQTEETEETELGDVRESEDSRAHQNAKRSGDVHAVGIGPGSSEYVTLRTKRLIEDADVVAGFTAVVEKIEEHIDGAEVVEMGYEDEAEKLEYVADLNREGDDVVVCLMGDANFSGYQYLEKVEDALDADVELVPGISSAQVAASRSRTPFEESVFVTLHKTYDEGEIDDDLDVIVDAVTSGRNAIVIPLPYSFMPEDVAELLIDEGADTDADAYVYEELTMDETSWEGSVEDLSDLEGDEGKGDRDESAFSDMTIMVVSP
- a CDS encoding DUF4147 domain-containing protein; this translates as MVEFEREYETGFPGQVCVEAVKAGIEAVSPEKVVETNLEFDGDSLSVGEDGVSLDVSGFERLLVVGGGKGSSVLAREIVERLGGVDGGVVVDSEPVDVPAVETVKGSHPVPDETSVEGATKVVETAREAAADDLVVFVVTGGGSSLMTAPADGIQLKDLRRTNRLLLESGASIDEINSVRKHLSEIKGGRLARELDPARTVSVIVSDVVGDDTSVIASGPTSPDASTYSDAVKTLREYGIYDECPDAVVRRLTQGVEGEWDETPSYGDICFEKVDNVVVANTFDAVDAAREHVENRGYETVVLSSLIESESRDVGEFHASVLRECVRTGNPVEPPCAVISGGETTVEVTGDGEGGPNQEFVLSCLLSLYENGVGGSDGVEISVGAVDTDGIDGVGGAAGAVGSTETVDDPEKAAAALEENSSYSFFDERDGLLVTGETSTNVSDLRVMVIRP
- a CDS encoding recombinase RecA, whose translation is MTYKLGVDKLDQAVGEIDPGSNILVMAPPMEGIKEFEESVVSYAVGEDEGVIYVATEDSGDKVVSRYDGVSGYDPDSFGVVDCVSKDRGREESEHRNVHLSNSPSDLTGIGINVSQFLDEFWNEKGIERNIIYLNSVSTLLMYSDLQTVFKFLHVFTGRVDSVEGLGLFIIDPEMHEQQAYSTLKPLFDGMVELRQGDEGKEIRAKGLSSSPTDWMGFE